In Calliopsis andreniformis isolate RMS-2024a chromosome 9, iyCalAndr_principal, whole genome shotgun sequence, the genomic window AGGTATAtcaataatattttatatatgtataggtaAAGGTATGAGTAATAGGGATAACTAGTGCATAAATAGAAGATGTATAGTTCAAGACGAAAGTAAACTGTACATTAGTTAACACTGGAGCTATTTTTACACATTATCTAGATATCTTTACCTTGACAAACTGACGCTTTGAGCACCAGATGAGGGTGTACTGTTGTTAAAATTGAATGATGCGAGCGATTTGAATGTTGCAACTTGGGATCTTGTAAGAGAAGATACCCTGGTATGAGTTCCACAGCTGAACGAGATAATTACAATTTACAAAAAATTTCTAAGAGATATTCTTTCTTCCAATTATTATGATATCTAAACAACTTTTTTACACTTTCGCATGCACGTGAGTATtcacaatataatacaaatattaattaagataaatatataattatattccCAATACCAAAGCCAACGTAGTTTAATAATCGCAGTAAAAAGTTACAATATTGCAACAAATAATGACTACAATTCTATATTGTTCATATACATTACTTACTCTGAATTTCCAATGCTTGATTCGGATAAGCGGTGATTGTCACCTCTAGAGGTTTGTGGTCTTCGCATTGTGACAGTTTGGGTTAAAGTCTCAATTTGTAAATCACATGTCTACCGTCATAAGAAACCTTTTAAAATAAGTTTTTAACAAAgagatattttattaatttatattatatttacccTTTTTCCATATTTTGTTTCCACTTGGTTTCGCATGGAAGTGAAGCATTGTTCCAAACGTTGATGAAATGGCGTTAATTCAGGAGGAGCGCGTGCCTTGTGTAATTGTacaccaatacccaataatggaatttgttcagcaattaatccttctaatcTCAAAAGATCAGAACTCTCTTCCGGATGAGAATTTCGGTATTCATTATTAAGAAAAGCTTTCTCATAATTGTCTGTACCACCCATTACTGCTGGATCTAATATGccattaagtttcatactgagtgGATTCAGTGGAAGACTATGATCAATTTTATGTGCTACGATTAAATCTCTTAATTTGGTATTAGCAGTTTCCATCGTTTCAATCGCATTACGAAGAGGACTGACCAAGTAAGTTTCACTGGACGTAACAGGGAAACATCTAAGAATGCCTGGTAATGGATGACTTGTAACTAATACTGTTCTTTCTAGCCATAATGAAGCAAACTCATTATTGGTAACCGTATTTGTTTCCTTTTCTTTGTCATTGGAATTCGTTATGACTGAAATTAAATCTTTCTTTGGTGCTGGTCTTGAGAAACGGAAACGTTGGACATCGTTTACACGATGGTACCTTAAAAACAattattaaacaaaatataaatatcgcCCAAAACATTAATGCATTTATACTAATAAACTAtatttctacctcaatactgctTCCGCTGTTATAGGTTTTCCACTAAGTCGATGTCTCTTTTCGTCCATCAGTGGATCTACTCGGTTAATTTGAACATATTGGTGATTAGATTCTAATATGTCTGAAGTAGGGGGAGATAATTTATTCATTTGTTCTGCGTTTGGTAGTTGGTTCAATGTACGCGAACAAAAATCACTGAGACGTTCATACTCCTTTCCCCGATAAATAAATACCTATAACAAGTAATTTTTTATACGCTTAAGTAAACAATACTCCAGATCGTTAGATACAGTCTAGAAATTAAAGGAGTGAAGTCGCAAGCGACAGCAGTAGCGATAGACAGTAAGAATGGAAAGTGACGTGGTTGTATGTACTTGGACTTTAGGTTTAGGCGTACCATTCATCAGCCTAACTGTAAGACTTTTGGTCTTAGTAGTGCGACTCGCCTGGTTTTGTTGGTGAAAGAGCAGAAATGAATTTTTTGTAACTCCAGAAGAACCTTTAGATAGATTGGTCTAAATAATTAATGGATATGTACTGAGATAAATACCTTGTTTTGTAAAAATGCAGGATGACCCCGACCGTAGTATGCAACTCTGAAATATTCAGGCTCCGGTCTTAATTGTTTTACTATCGAATCGTAAAATTTAGCCATACGTTTCAATAGTACTGAAAGTTGTAAGTATTCGAATGTCTCTTCTTCGTATTGTGTAACTAACTCTTTACACACTGCAAGTGCGCATTCCCACATTTTACCCTTGTCAAAGTATTCAATCATATCGTTATAAAGCGCTTCTTTCAGTTCACGATGTGTTTGACAAAACAAATATCTATGAATGTATAATGGTGTATAATTTcataatttgaaaataataaattaaatctTTAAATGAAATGAATTTATTATCAGTACCTATGCGATCTTAAAAGTGGTGGTAATGGTTGATCACTCCATGCTAATAATTGACTATGAAGTTTTAAAGAATATGCTGCTTCTGTATAATTGTCACATTCTAAGTGTAATTCACATAATTTGTTTACATATCTGTAAAAAAAATGGTAATTTAATGTTAACAAAATTggatatatttttaaatgtctttaaaaatacattaattaaaTTACATACCTGATATACATCTCCTCTCTATTTATTTCAGAGTAAAATTCTAATAAGTTTACAATGCATAACATTCGATGTTCTTGAGACTCGGCGTGAATTATGTCACGGTACTGTAATAAGCGTTCCATGAGTTTAGCTACAGTATCAACAAAACGTAAACCCTGTTCCCGCATAGTTGAGTGTTTTTCACAAAGATTACCCATCACCTGAATCCAAAGTAAACGAAACTGTTCGTCTCCTCTTCCACCTTCAACCTACGAGAATATTATACTATAAATTATACATTTGATAGAAACGAAATATACCAAAGATATCTGCGATATCATACCAAAATATCTAATTTTGCAATCATTTCATTTTCATATTCTGCAAAATTAGCTTTTATATGAGCAGGATCTCTTTTTGTATCACCATATCCTTCAACGATACGTGAACTATAAAATTCACATTGCATCATATCGAAAAATATAGGTATTGTTGCTTTCCTTAATTCACTTTCTGGAATTAATGCCATTTCCAATATTGCCCCAACTAAACCGGGCACAAATGATATTTTATATTGTCCTAAATTGAACCACATGGACCGTATTTCAAAAGCTGTCTCTCtatgaaaaaaagaaaatttatttttctatgGAACTAAATAtatgtttaaatataaaaataaattcttaATAAAGATGTACCTGCGCATATCATTATAACGTGAAACAATGCGATTACGTTTTGATGCTGTAAACGTCTCTAATTGTAAGGCAGGCTGTGTCAAAAATGCAATTGCGCAGTGGAAAAAGTTAGACCACGCTTGTTGCTCAAAATCAGTAAAAAAATAATCTCTGATAGTACCCGAGAAATAACGTAGCGATTTTAAAATTATACTGTTTTGAAGCATAATCATTTCACACCAATCACTTGGAAACACGCTTTTTGAAACTAAATCTTTAAATACTAATAATATTTCCATGAGAAAATCAAGCAAATCAAATTTAGTTCCAAAATGATTTATGTATATTTCATAATGATGTTGCGTCATCTGTCTAGAAGAAAATATATATAACATTAGATTTTACTCTCTGTATAACATTTTCGTATTTGTTTTCTAATTACCTGAATATTGCTAACATAACTGAAACTAAATTTCCTACTAATGGATTTTCCCTATCCATTGATATAACAGCCTGTATGATAGTCCGCAAGGCTGTGAGCATAATTTCTTTTACATCTTGTATTGTGCTTCCTATATCTTTCCTAAATGTTAATTCCAAGATGTCAGATAAAATCTTGATACACAATTCAACCTATGTAAACAGAAGACAAACACATATTTCTTATCATTGTTGCAAGTTATTCAGTAATATCCTTGTGTATACGTAATTGGATGTAAATAAGGGAAATTaaacaatataataataaaataccatTCCTGGAAATCTAACACAAAATACCTATCTTACATACATCAGTACATTTCTCATATTATTAGCAATTGCCATGCTAATAATCCAAAACTAATTTGAAACTAACACGCTAAAAATTTCTTATGTGAATCACAGCAATTACCTCTTCAGAATAGCCGCGGTGTTGGTTGACTCGATGTCGATTTTCGCCGAGCAGCCTGGCTACCTTCGCCACGCTTTTTCCAGGCGTATTTGATAGTCCCTTTTATAGGTCAATAACCAAAACCAAACCAAACACAAAAATGAAACAGCCCTATGTTAGTTAAAGTATAATGCCAGTTTATGCataaaaaattacaattatatCTTCAACACTATCCATCACCTAAGAGAAATAGCATCATAAAACTGCATGCAAGAAGGATGCAGTACCCCTAAGCAATAAAATAGTCACGAAAAGATAGATGTACTACACGTAATACGAAAATTGGTGTAAAAGATACGTATTCGATATTTTTTATGTTATAGGTTTTACTTCAACGATGTACGCCTCTATTAAATCTATTCGAAACGTAATGGAAAAATAGGTATATGAAAAATGATTTTTATTCTATGAATTTATATGGATACATAACACATTTATTTAGCTATGTATCATTTTATGAAGACATGCTATGTTAAAAAGTAGGGACATAATCCATGCATAGTCAAACTTTACTAAGAATGTCTTTGATTTTATAATGTTTCTTATACATCATTTTAATATTGAATGCCTATTTTATAATATAGTATggtatttaatttaataaaataaattacacTATAAGAATAAAGACATTCTATTTAGAAAGAACAATGCAAGATTAATGAGAATCACAGACAGATGCGTGGCGAGAGGATGTCAGGCTGCACGGAAAGCACAAATAATGACACTATTCGCAAGTTCTTCAAAAAAGTTCTGAATGCAAATGAAAAGCTTCGGTCACAATTCGACTATGACATTTATAACATAAAGACGACACAGAATTATAGTGCCTTAGATACAGAACATGTACCTGTTTCGTAAGCCTCGTATATCACGTTGATATTAATACGAATGTAGCTTCAATGAAAATGTATCAAGTTACTCATAAAAGTACATTAATATAAATCaactaataacaacaataatttcATTATTACTTTAAAGATATCCTAATGAGTAACATGAACATTTTACTTTTTTAACACTAAATTTTAACaaattataatgattaatatTTAAGAACTCCATGTTTCTTACCTCCTCTTTAGATTCCAATAAATCTCGGACCAAAACAGTAATTCTAGGTAATAGAATTGCTCTACACTCTGCAATTAGGAAAAGAGGACTATGAACAATGTCATTCACTGTCATCATTTTCTGTTTAGTTAACCTTCCCGCTGGCAGAGTAACTAGCAAGTCAGTCAAAATGGTGCTTAACTGTTTACCACTGTACACTCGTAATAAATGAGGTATAGTAGTTGGTAAATATTTAAGGCAAGCTCCTTGAACTAATAAGGTACTGTCTGTTTCATGTTTCATGAGTTCAACAATAGATTTCAGTAATTCTGTTAATGTTTGAGAAAACTCTTCTTCATCCTGATTTAGCCTATTACGAAATAAATCTGTTAATACAACTAATGATTCAGTACTTCATAGTTTTACAATTAAGACATACTCAGTGAACAAAAGACGAGATTCTACAACAAATCTCATACAATATTGAAGGCTTTTCATCGTTTTAAGGAGTACATCACGCTCTTGTCCATCAGTATTAGTTGCGTTATCTATACGTTTACGTAATACTGCAATCAACTTCTTATATGCAAGCGTCGCAGAAAAACTTTCAGAAATGTATAAATCTAATACTGGTTGAAAATGTTGATACTTTCTATCAGAGACAAGACCAATAATATACAATAGACATTCAAATACCATATCGTCATAAACATCACTCTCAGAATTACTCATTAATATATTGAATAAAGCATCCAAAACATCCTGAAAAAATATGCTATGTGTAACATATTCATCTtacgaaatatttatatttactaaTTTTTCTACATACCTGTAAAAACTTAACTACTTCTTCACCATCAACTTTCATTAAGGCAGTTAAAGATTCTTTTAAATCTGTATTATGTGATGCCCAGtttaataaacctaataagtcTACATTTTGTGTCAGTTTTGTTGAACAAATATTAGTTGCAATTAAAAAACTATCTTTAGTACTTAAAGTAAGCGCTCCTAATGTTGGTttcttctcaacattcaattcaatctataaaaaaagaaaaaaaaataccatTTTATATTTATCAATACTTATATATAATTACTTCAAATTTGATATTATATTTACCAATTCACCCCTTGTTGACGGTAgttttaaatatgaaatatcaGTTTCTTCATATTTCTTTTGATCTAATTTATAAACTAACAATTCATGCTGTATATCTTGCAATGTTGTTCCGTTCCGTTGCATTAATTTTACATAACTTAAAGCAAAAGGTTTCTCAGATTTATCTTTTGCCTCATTCGAACTGCGATGTttgaatgtaaattttaaatgaGCTTGTTTAAATTCTTCAATAGGAACAGCAATTTTAAATGTCTCACACCATCTAGGTTTATCTTCATGATAATAAATAACACTACGATAGTCATTGATTGGTGAAGCTCCACCACCCAGTGTCATAACACCTGGTATTGGTATACCATGTTCATTACACACTTTAACCTGTGaaaaaatagaatattaatacacatgaaaattaaaaaattgtttaaatgatACTAACTGTAACTTCAACATTCTTATCAGTAGACTTTGATCCTTTATTAAATTCACCACTGATTAATGTTAAATACAAGTCATTCCTCACATCACCAGGTAAAATAACTTCTGGAAATCCCATTTTCCTTGCAATAGCAACATTACCAAGTACTAGGTGAGGGTTTTCATCACGTACCTAAGAAatgataaaattttataaatattatgaaATATGTTCTTAAATTGTAATTGTTGAAAATAAAACTACTTACTTGTTTTGGATCTCCTCTGAGTAACTTTAGACTAGTCCACAACCCTTGACCACCGGCaaaattaccattatttccattacCGCTTTTCTGAATATTCGTTTCTTTTTGAGAAAGGATTCTACGCAATGTACCATCTAAACTTTCTTTCTCACAACATCtggaagaaaagaaaaagaccAACAAAACAGATCTATCTTAATTAAACTGTACTCATAAGAAGTTCTTTATGAGTACACTTACaagttatattaaaataaagTTTCATGCTTACTGTACAAATGGAATGAAGTGATGATGATCTGAATCCCCTTCAAGTTTACCAGTAATGTACAAGGTGATATCCATTGCTGCTACTCCGAATGGTCTTCTCATATTTTCAGTATTTTTGGTTTTTTGATTAACTTGTGCAACACTTGAGCGGCGATGATCATTATCTTTAGCTTCCATACCTCCTATCCTAATTACATAACAAGCTAAATAAACTTTATCCCTGGCTAAATCCCGAGAACCAAGATCTGTAAATAGAACTCGAAGATTGTGAAGCTGATCTATATCTCGAGCTAGTCCTTCTTTACTCCACGATACCACATAATTTTCTGTAATTGCTTTCATCTCACGGCCATCATATAAAGTCAGTAATAATTCTACATCTTCTGTCATTTTGCACACAAAATTTCTTACactaacaaaaaatatatgtgaGTATACAGGTGTTTGTGGTTTTGAAGGCTTTTTTTCTGTTTCATTAGCTGCTTTTCTTATTCTTTCAGCAGCTGTTTCATGATGATAATATAATTGAATTGTACTTGTATCTTCTGGATTAAGAACATTTCCTCGATCATCACGGACTACCATATCCATACCCAATAATTGATTACCAGTATCAATTCTAGCTGTTGCTAATCGTTTCATATCTTTTAATTCATCCACTGTTAATGTGCCACTTAATATTTTGCTTCTATATCCTATCAATTCTAAAATCTGTTGCTGCATTGTTCTGAAGTGTTCCGAATGAATCTATTAATGTTAACAAAATTATATTAATCTTTTTACAGCTTCTTTTTTTACAGCAatcttttatatatatatacacataccaCATATAAATGCTTCCAATGATGTCCCCATTCTCTCAAAACATTAGTGATTTCATGTATCAAGCAATCCATGTTCATTGAttgttgaaaaatgtgaatataAGATTTTGGGAAAATTCCACATGCTCCCTTAAATTTGCTACGTCCATAGTACCAATCACCACACTCCTCTAATATATATACCACTTCCCCAACTGTTAATCGCAATGTATAAGGGGTCCCGTGTGCAAAGTTATGAATGGCTGtgcaataataaataattaggtACACTTTAAAGGTGTTCCATTTATTTACATGTTACTAATGAACATTTCAATTTAAATTTACACATAATTTTACTTAAATCAGAGATTGAAAGAAGAACTGGATTAAATACTTATTAACTATAAACACTGTACACAAATATTTCGATCTAACGTGATTCAGGTTATTTATTACTATGCGTAGTATGTATTCATACTAAAAAATAAAGTGAACTTCAATTAGAAGTTTACAGATAGGAACACAACAGTTCATTAAAACAATAAGATTGTAAGAGTGACAGCGTATATGTCATGCAATTATTATGCAAATGATAATGTCATTCGCATTATAAATTGTTTCAATGATACTGTCAAGTTAAACATTTCCAAACGATACGAATAAAATGGTTATATCCAACTGAGGACAAACGCGAAAGATAAAACGAGAATATTCCTTTAAATGAATGTTTCGCGCGCGAAGAGAGATCTAAAATTTTATCTGGTTGGGGCACCTCCCAGGATGTTAGACCTTACAAAGGCCAAATTAATAATATTCCACGAATTATTTCTTACCCACTCCTAAATGTTCTGTAACCTGTTTCCATGCCATTGTCATTTCAATTGAAAACTTACTATAACAACGTATATACACTAATTACATTTCGATTCGCACATTTCTCGTGCAAGCAAAATACAATTCTTTTATCTTGACATCTAACACAACTATAATGCGAAACCACGATCTACTACTGCTTCAACATTATCACAGGGACACAGGGATAAGACACGATTGAGTCAAATAGGTATACCATGAACCATATTCTACATGTAGAGATTCAAGCGTCGTATACATATGTTGTTTACATTAAAAACCGCGGAAAATAGAACTTTTTGAATTGACCTGATGTTTTTATATTTGTTTACA contains:
- the Mbc gene encoding dedicator of cytokinesis protein myoblast city isoform X2 yields the protein MTMAWKQVTEHLGVAIHNFAHGTPYTLRLTVGEVVYILEECGDWYYGRSKFKGACGIFPKSYIHIFQQSMNMDCLIHEITNVLREWGHHWKHLYVIHSEHFRTMQQQILELIGYRSKILSGTLTVDELKDMKRLATARIDTGNQLLGMDMVVRDDRGNVLNPEDTSTIQLYYHHETAAERIRKAANETEKKPSKPQTPVYSHIFFVSVRNFVCKMTEDVELLLTLYDGREMKAITENYVVSWSKEGLARDIDQLHNLRVLFTDLGSRDLARDKVYLACYVIRIGGMEAKDNDHRRSSVAQVNQKTKNTENMRRPFGVAAMDITLYITGKLEGDSDHHHFIPFVQCCEKESLDGTLRRILSQKETNIQKSGNGNNGNFAGGQGLWTSLKLLRGDPKQVRDENPHLVLGNVAIARKMGFPEVILPGDVRNDLYLTLISGEFNKGSKSTDKNVEVTVKVCNEHGIPIPGVMTLGGGASPINDYRSVIYYHEDKPRWCETFKIAVPIEEFKQAHLKFTFKHRSSNEAKDKSEKPFALSYVKLMQRNGTTLQDIQHELLVYKLDQKKYEETDISYLKLPSTRGELIELNVEKKPTLGALTLSTKDSFLIATNICSTKLTQNVDLLGLLNWASHNTDLKESLTALMKVDGEEVVKFLQDVLDALFNILMSNSESDVYDDMVFECLLYIIGLVSDRKYQHFQPVLDLYISESFSATLAYKKLIAVLRKRIDNATNTDGQERDVLLKTMKSLQYCMRFVVESRLLFTELNQDEEEFSQTLTELLKSIVELMKHETDSTLLVQGACLKYLPTTIPHLLRVYSGKQLSTILTDLLVTLPAGRLTKQKMMTVNDIVHSPLFLIAECRAILLPRITVLVRDLLESKEEVELCIKILSDILELTFRKDIGSTIQDVKEIMLTALRTIIQAVISMDRENPLVGNLVSVMLAIFRQMTQHHYEIYINHFGTKFDLLDFLMEILLVFKDLVSKSVFPSDWCEMIMLQNSIILKSLRYFSGTIRDYFFTDFEQQAWSNFFHCAIAFLTQPALQLETFTASKRNRIVSRYNDMRRETAFEIRSMWFNLGQYKISFVPGLVGAILEMALIPESELRKATIPIFFDMMQCEFYSSRIVEGYGDTKRDPAHIKANFAEYENEMIAKLDILVEGGRGDEQFRLLWIQVMGNLCEKHSTMREQGLRFVDTVAKLMERLLQYRDIIHAESQEHRMLCIVNLLEFYSEINREEMYIRYVNKLCELHLECDNYTEAAYSLKLHSQLLAWSDQPLPPLLRSHRYLFCQTHRELKEALYNDMIEYFDKGKMWECALAVCKELVTQYEEETFEYLQLSVLLKRMAKFYDSIVKQLRPEPEYFRVAYYGRGHPAFLQNKVFIYRGKEYERLSDFCSRTLNQLPNAEQMNKLSPPTSDILESNHQYVQINRVDPLMDEKRHRLSGKPITAEAVLRYHRVNDVQRFRFSRPAPKKDLISVITNSNDKEKETNTVTNNEFASLWLERTVLVTSHPLPGILRCFPVTSSETYLVSPLRNAIETMETANTKLRDLIVAHKIDHSLPLNPLSMKLNGILDPAVMGGTDNYEKAFLNNEYRNSHPEESSDLLRLEGLIAEQIPLLGIGVQLHKARAPPELTPFHQRLEQCFTSMRNQVETKYGKRTCDLQIETLTQTVTMRRPQTSRGDNHRLSESSIGNSDCGTHTRVSSLTRSQVATFKSLASFNFNNSTPSSGAQSVSLSRNASIRSHILSTASLQKALGNPSPGTNKKKDSKRRSSRKSDSAASTKNDQPTSQWYTTTEMLQTTSTPITPVMSSFPTPIFELRQELTPKRPLRSEVEKERRISNRLSGQSQHYLRNINNGADSGSLGKGNRDSIGTTDSTASEDDPPPPLPIKTREADYCNLPEELPVIHCGTGSLNRPLGQWSKNKLPTPTDDLEVQTKPPTPPPKPKRPPYNLNKVILSSGDIDNFSQDPSVT
- the Mbc gene encoding dedicator of cytokinesis protein myoblast city isoform X4 — protein: MTMAWKQVTEHLGVAIHNFAHGTPYTLRLTVGEVVYILEECGDWYYGRSKFKGACGIFPKSYIHIFQQSMNMDCLIHEITNVLREWGHHWKHLYVIHSEHFRTMQQQILELIGYRSKILSGTLTVDELKDMKRLATARIDTGNQLLGMDMVVRDDRGNVLNPEDTSTIQLYYHHETAAERIRKAANETEKKPSKPQTPVYSHIFFVSVRNFVCKMTEDVELLLTLYDGREMKAITENYVVSWSKEGLARDIDQLHNLRVLFTDLGSRDLARDKVYLACYVIRIGGMEAKDNDHRRSSVAQVNQKTKNTENMRRPFGVAAMDITLYITGKLEGDSDHHHFIPFVQCCEKESLDGTLRRILSQKETNIQKSGNGNNGNFAGGQGLWTSLKLLRGDPKQVRDENPHLVLGNVAIARKMGFPEVILPGDVRNDLYLTLISGEFNKGSKSTDKNVEVTVKVCNEHGIPIPGVMTLGGGASPINDYRSVIYYHEDKPRWCETFKIAVPIEEFKQAHLKFTFKHRSSNEAKDKSEKPFALSYVKLMQRNGTTLQDIQHELLVYKLDQKKYEETDISYLKLPSTRGELIELNVEKKPTLGALTLSTKDSFLIATNICSTKLTQNVDLLGLLNWASHNTDLKESLTALMKVDGEEVVKFLQDVLDALFNILMSNSESDVYDDMVFECLLYIIGLVSDRKYQHFQPVLDLYISESFSATLAYKKLIAVLRKRIDNATNTDGQERDVLLKTMKSLQYCMRFVVESRLLFTELNQDEEEFSQTLTELLKSIVELMKHETDSTLLVQGACLKYLPTTIPHLLRVYSGKQLSTILTDLLVTLPAGRLTKQKMMTVNDIVHSPLFLIAECRAILLPRITVLVRDLLESKEEGLSNTPGKSVAKVARLLGENRHRVNQHRGYSEEVELCIKILSDILELTFRKDIGSTIQDVKEIMLTALRTIIQAVISMDRENPLVGNLVSVMLAIFRQMTQHHYEIYINHFGTKFDLLDFLMEILLVFKDLVSKSVFPSDWCEMIMLQNSIILKSLRYFSGTIRDYFFTDFEQQAWSNFFHCAIAFLTQPALQLETFTASKRNRIVSRYNDMRRETAFEIRSMWFNLGQYKISFVPGLVGAILEMALIPESELRKATIPIFFDMMQCEFYSSRIVEGYGDTKRDPAHIKANFAEYENEMIAKLDILVEGGRGDEQFRLLWIQVMGNLCEKHSTMREQGLRFVDTVAKLMERLLQYRDIIHAESQEHRMLCIVNLLEFYSEINREEMYIRYVNKLCELHLECDNYTEAAYSLKLHSQLLAWSDQPLPPLLRSHRYLFCQTHRELKEALYNDMIEYFDKGKMWECALAVCKELVTQYEEETFEYLQLSVLLKRMAKFYDSIVKQLRPEPEYFRVAYYGRGHPAFLQNKVFIYRGKEYERLSDFCSRTLNQLPNAEQMNKLSPPTSDILESNHQYVQINRVDPLMDEKRHRLSGKPITAEAVLRYHRVNDVQRFRFSRPAPKKDLISVITNSNDKEKETNTVTNNEFASLWLERTVLVTSHPLPGILRCFPVTSSETYLVSPLRNAIETMETANTKLRDLIVAHKIDHSLPLNPLSMKLNGILDPAVMGGTDNYEKAFLNNEYRNSHPEESSDLLRLEGLIAEQIPLLGIGVQLHKARAPPELTPFHQRLEQCFTSMRNQVETKYGKRTCDLQIETLTQTVTMRRPQTSRGDNHRLSESSIGNSDCGTHTRVSSLTRSQVATFKSLASFNFNNSTPSSGAQSVSLSRNIAVGPDKHNILLSFLRT
- the Mbc gene encoding dedicator of cytokinesis protein myoblast city isoform X1, translated to MTMAWKQVTEHLGVAIHNFAHGTPYTLRLTVGEVVYILEECGDWYYGRSKFKGACGIFPKSYIHIFQQSMNMDCLIHEITNVLREWGHHWKHLYVIHSEHFRTMQQQILELIGYRSKILSGTLTVDELKDMKRLATARIDTGNQLLGMDMVVRDDRGNVLNPEDTSTIQLYYHHETAAERIRKAANETEKKPSKPQTPVYSHIFFVSVRNFVCKMTEDVELLLTLYDGREMKAITENYVVSWSKEGLARDIDQLHNLRVLFTDLGSRDLARDKVYLACYVIRIGGMEAKDNDHRRSSVAQVNQKTKNTENMRRPFGVAAMDITLYITGKLEGDSDHHHFIPFVQCCEKESLDGTLRRILSQKETNIQKSGNGNNGNFAGGQGLWTSLKLLRGDPKQVRDENPHLVLGNVAIARKMGFPEVILPGDVRNDLYLTLISGEFNKGSKSTDKNVEVTVKVCNEHGIPIPGVMTLGGGASPINDYRSVIYYHEDKPRWCETFKIAVPIEEFKQAHLKFTFKHRSSNEAKDKSEKPFALSYVKLMQRNGTTLQDIQHELLVYKLDQKKYEETDISYLKLPSTRGELIELNVEKKPTLGALTLSTKDSFLIATNICSTKLTQNVDLLGLLNWASHNTDLKESLTALMKVDGEEVVKFLQDVLDALFNILMSNSESDVYDDMVFECLLYIIGLVSDRKYQHFQPVLDLYISESFSATLAYKKLIAVLRKRIDNATNTDGQERDVLLKTMKSLQYCMRFVVESRLLFTELNQDEEEFSQTLTELLKSIVELMKHETDSTLLVQGACLKYLPTTIPHLLRVYSGKQLSTILTDLLVTLPAGRLTKQKMMTVNDIVHSPLFLIAECRAILLPRITVLVRDLLESKEEGLSNTPGKSVAKVARLLGENRHRVNQHRGYSEEVELCIKILSDILELTFRKDIGSTIQDVKEIMLTALRTIIQAVISMDRENPLVGNLVSVMLAIFRQMTQHHYEIYINHFGTKFDLLDFLMEILLVFKDLVSKSVFPSDWCEMIMLQNSIILKSLRYFSGTIRDYFFTDFEQQAWSNFFHCAIAFLTQPALQLETFTASKRNRIVSRYNDMRRETAFEIRSMWFNLGQYKISFVPGLVGAILEMALIPESELRKATIPIFFDMMQCEFYSSRIVEGYGDTKRDPAHIKANFAEYENEMIAKLDILVEGGRGDEQFRLLWIQVMGNLCEKHSTMREQGLRFVDTVAKLMERLLQYRDIIHAESQEHRMLCIVNLLEFYSEINREEMYIRYVNKLCELHLECDNYTEAAYSLKLHSQLLAWSDQPLPPLLRSHRYLFCQTHRELKEALYNDMIEYFDKGKMWECALAVCKELVTQYEEETFEYLQLSVLLKRMAKFYDSIVKQLRPEPEYFRVAYYGRGHPAFLQNKVFIYRGKEYERLSDFCSRTLNQLPNAEQMNKLSPPTSDILESNHQYVQINRVDPLMDEKRHRLSGKPITAEAVLRYHRVNDVQRFRFSRPAPKKDLISVITNSNDKEKETNTVTNNEFASLWLERTVLVTSHPLPGILRCFPVTSSETYLVSPLRNAIETMETANTKLRDLIVAHKIDHSLPLNPLSMKLNGILDPAVMGGTDNYEKAFLNNEYRNSHPEESSDLLRLEGLIAEQIPLLGIGVQLHKARAPPELTPFHQRLEQCFTSMRNQVETKYGKRTCDLQIETLTQTVTMRRPQTSRGDNHRLSESSIGNSDCGTHTRVSSLTRSQVATFKSLASFNFNNSTPSSGAQSVSLSRNASIRSHILSTASLQKALGNPSPGTNKKKDSKRRSSRKSDSAASTKNDQPTSQWYTTTEMLQTTSTPITPVMSSFPTPIFELRQELTPKRPLRSEVEKERRISNRLSGQSQHYLRNINNGADSGSLGKGNRDSIGTTDSTASEDDPPPPLPIKTREADYCNLPEELPVIHCGTGSLNRPLGQWSKNKLPTPTDDLEVQTKPPTPPPKPKRPPYNLNKVILSSGDIDNFSQDPSVT